One window of the Rhipicephalus microplus isolate Deutch F79 chromosome 2, USDA_Rmic, whole genome shotgun sequence genome contains the following:
- the LOC142775667 gene encoding uncharacterized protein LOC142775667: MSNMRELMALADRMGIDGADFKAWYEEKEARAREERAAEREARKEQLERETQAKKEQLELETREKEKQLELETRAKKEQLELENQNLQLRLRLAEAESSRVETRTVDSAPGSAQERSVSCSVNPHKLIPGFNESRDDLDAYLKRFERVAIGQEWPRDKWATALSLCLSGEALKVFGRLSPEDSLDYDKAKLALLQRFRFTAEGYREKFRQSKPQDGETGKQYATRLLSFFDRWVEMSRTGKEYSALRNLIVTEQFLRNCHHRLALFLREKNFNKLEDMAEASDNFLEAQRQVNLLVFREKVESKSNTEKSGSYSERGAVRCFVCGKMGHRASECRSRSKQPFCGYCQKAGHDSKTCSKKNGSANKTSCLLSPEEHSTEVKLSPDKEEDMAGAVNTHPKFATHKMPVLQGRIFGRTVSVLRDTGSNTLVVRRSLVPDEALIGTTATLFLADGSSIIVPEAEVEIHSPYFSGTSIVKCMTNPLYDLIVGNVPGSREVHDPDTKWEERIPVKTYPNYIASGKGADREDGTLKSSVVGIKIREQRSISSEIDVPTLKTTRKDLSAAQKQDKTLDSCRSKVGQGLQGGSKSYSFEIEKGLLYRYYHLPSGKVIQQVVVPQRLRSQVLTLAHETLMSGHQGIKRTIDRVLQSFYWPGVQEAVRRYVRSCDACQRTYPKSRVGKAPLGRMPLIDTPFERVAVDIIGPLKPISHMGNRYILTLVDFATRYPDAIALPSIDSATVAEALVEMFSRIGFPREVLCDQASCFTSELMREVNDLLAIKHLSSTPYHPMCNGLVERFNGTLKQMLRKLCQEEPKTWDRLLAPLLFAYREVPQASLGFSPFELIYGRNVRGPLSLLKELWTGDNQSEEVKTTYGYVLDLRDRLEKTLQLAQENLSRAKTTQKKYYDRGSRMRRLKVGDRALVLLPTTENKLMMHWKGPFRVTGKKGDSDYWLDMGHTTKLFHINMLKRYEERPPEISPQSASFIVVEEEETAFETLKQALASGPILKAPDLKRGFVLRSDASDSCIGAVLMQEHDGVLYPVKYASRQLLPREQNYSTIERECLALVWAVEKFHIFLYGTYFTVQTDHQPLQYLSRAKHLNSRVLRWSLVLQEYNFHVEHIKGSENVGADYMSRLQ; encoded by the coding sequence atgtcgaatatgcgagagctaatggccttggcggatcgcatgggaattgatggggcggattttaaagcatggtacgaggagaaggaggcacgagcacgagaggaacgggctgcggaacgagaagctcgaaaggaacagttggaacgggagacgcaggccaagaaggagcagcttgagctcgagacgcgcgaaaaagaaaaacagctcgaactggagacacgcgcaaagaaggagcagctggaattagagaaccaaaacctgcaactgcgtcttagacttgccgaagctgaGAGTAGCCGTGTGGAGACAAGAACTGTTGACTCAGCACCAGGCTCAGCacaagaaaggagtgtttcatgcagcgtgaaccctcataagttgataccgggatttaatgaaagccgggacgacttggacgcctatttaaaaaggttcgagagagtcgccatcggtcaagaatggcctagggacaaatgggccacagctttaagtttatgtttgagcggagaagccttaaaggtgtttggaagactttcgccggaggattcactcgattatgataaagccaagttggcgttgctccagcgtttccgttttacggccgaagggtatcgggaaaagttccgacaaagcaagccacaggacggcgaaacaggcaagcagtacgcaactaggctactgagttttttcgatcgttgggtcgaaatgtcgaggaccggaaaagaatattcggctcttcgtaacttgatagttacagaacagttcttaagaaactgtcatcaccgtttggcacttttcctgcgagaaaagaacttcaacaagctagaggacatggccgaggcctcagataactttttagaagctcagaggcaagtcaacctgttagttttccgagaaaaagtggaatctaaaagcaatacggaaaaaagtggtagttactcggagagaggagcagtacgttgttttgtatgtggcaaaatgggtcacagggcatcggagtgccgatcaaggtcaaaacaacctttctgtggatattgtcagaaggcggggcatgattccaaaacttgctcaaagaagaacggttcagccaacaagacgtcatgtcttttgtcgccagaggagcactcaacggaagtgaagctttcaccggacaaagaagaggacatggcgggcgccgtgaatactcacccgaagtttgccacacacaaaatgcccgtgttacagggccgaatctttggccgaaccgtctcagtgttgcgggatacgggtagcaatacactggtggtgcgtcgttctctggtacccgatgaagccctcataggtactaccgctacgctattcttagccgatggcagtagcatcatcgttcctgaggcggaggtggaaattcattcaccttatttttctggtacatctattgtcaaatgcatgacaaacccactctacgaccttattgtcggaaatgtaccaggttcacgtgaagtccatgaccccgataccaagtgggaggaaaggattccggtaaaaacctaccccaactatatagcgagtggaaaaggagcagatagagaggatggtaccctgaagtcttcagtggttggtatcaaaatccgagagcaacggtcaatctcatctgaaatcgatgtacccaccttgaagacgacccgaaaggatcttagtgccgctcaaaaacaggacaagaccctagattcttgcaggagtaaagtaggtcaagggctacagggaggatcaaagtcctattcgttcgagatagaaaaggggctgctataccgctattatcacctaccatctggtaaggtgattcaacaagtagtagtgccccaaagattgcgcagccaagtgcttactttggcgcacgaaaccctgatgtcggggcatcaaggaataaaaagaacgattgatcgtgttctacaatcattttactggccaggagttcaagaggcagtgaggagatacgtgcgctcttgtgacgcatgccaacgaacctaccccaagagcagagttggtaaggcaccactaggtcgaatgcctttgatagacaccccattcgaaagagtggcagtggacattatcgggcctttaaagccaatatcacacatgggtaatcgatatatactaacactagtggacttcgctactagatacccagatgcaatagccctgccatccatcgattcggccacagtagccgaggcactggtagagatgttttctcgaatcgggttcccgcgtgaggtactttgtgatcaggcatcatgctttacatcggagctaatgagagaggtcaatgacttgttggcgatcaagcatctcagctccacaccctatcatcccatgtgtaatggcttagtggagagatttaatggcacactaaagcaaatgttgcgtaaattgtgccaagaggaacccaagacatgggaccgactattagccccactcctgtttgcgtaccgggaagtcccgcaagccagcttgggattttcgccttttgagctgatctacggtagaaatgttcgaggacctctcagtctacttaaagaattatggaccggagacaatcaaagcgaggaagtgaagacaacatatgggtatgtcctggatctcagagatcgcctagaaaaaacattgcagttggcacaagaaaacctgtcacgagctaaaacaacgcagaagaaatactatgaccggggaagtcggatgcgtcggctaaaggttggagaccgcgccctcgtactacttcccacgacggaaaacaagcttatgatgcattggaaaggacctttcagggtcacaggaaagaagggtgactctgactactggctggatatgggacatactaccaagctgttccatataaacatgttaaaacgctacgaagagcgtcctccagaaatatcaccccagtccgcatctttcattgtagtggaagaggaagagacagctttcgaaacactaaagcaagctctggcgtctggacctattttaaaggctccggatctcaaacgtggatttgtactccgcagtgacgcctccgattcttgcatcggtgcagtccttatgcaagagcacgacggtgttttatacccggtaaaatacgccagtcgtcagctactgcctcgagaacagaactactcaacaatcgagcgggagtgtctcgcgttggtgtgggcagtggaaaagttccacatatttttatatgggacatatttcacggttcaaacagatcaccaaccgttgcagtacttatctcgagcaaaacacctcaacagcagagttctgcggtggagtttagtactgcaagagtacaactttcacgtagaacatataaagggatccgagaatgttggagccgactacatgagtaggttgcagtga